A single Lolium perenne isolate Kyuss_39 chromosome 6, Kyuss_2.0, whole genome shotgun sequence DNA region contains:
- the LOC127326842 gene encoding disease resistance protein RGA5-like, giving the protein MPSRLGFQALRVLAIEDCTFMKDYAFHLENLGRLHQLRYLGLRETPISKLPKEIGELRFLQTIDLWECKNVEALPQSIILLRQLKCLRAGGAACKPISVPDGMGNLTSMEELWLRYVDKCPNFVQELGKLTELRNLNICIELPESWMCKTFVESLGNLQKIQVLSLHALNAKLSWEGYAHDLVTLGEFPELLRLERCGSDNDIPVVMGGNAFHKLRSCNMTAPLRFLPGAMPSLERLEFTVHVQPLKEANFDFDFGSLENLPCLREAVILTLTAAALLFTEIMLMSMNEQVS; this is encoded by the exons ATGCCATCACGTTTAGGATTTCAAGCATTGCGTGTGCTAGCTATAGAAGACTGCACTTTTATGAAAGATTATGCCTTTCATCTTGAAAACCTTGGGAGGTTGCATCAGCTGAGGTATCTCGGACTGAGAGAGACACCTATTAGTAAACTTCCTAAAGAGATAGGGGAACTTAGGTTTCTGCAGACAATAGACTTGTGGGAATGTAAGAATGTAGAGGCATTGCCGCAGAGCATTATTCTGCTACGACAACTGAAGTGCCTCCGCGCTGGAGGTGCAGCATGTAAGCCCATAAGTGTGCCAGATGGGATGGGGAACCTAACATCCATGGAAGAGCTATGGCTGAGATATGTCGACAAGTGTCCAAACTTTGTTCAAGAGCTCGGCAAGTTGACCGAACTGAGGAACCTTAATATTTGTATTGAACTTCCTGAGAGTTGGATGTGCAAGACATTTGTAGAATCTCTAGGCAATCTGCAGAAAATACAAGTCCTATCTCTTCATGCTCTAAATGCAAAGCTCAGCTGGGAGGGCTAT GCTCATGACCTGGTGACACTTGGGGAATTTCCAGAGCTCCTACGTCTCGAAAGATGTGGAAGTGACAACGACATCCCTGTTGTTATGGGTGGCAATGCCTTCCACAAGCTGAGGAGCTGCAACATGACTGCACCGTTGAGGTTTCTACCGGGGGCTATGCCGAGCCTCGAACGTCTTGAGTTTACAGTCCATGTACAGCCCTTGAAGGAGGCCAACTTTGACTTCGACTTTGGTAGCTTGGAGAACCTCCCTTGTCTTCGAGAG GCGGTTATATTAACGTTGACGGCCGCGGCGCTGCTTTTCACAGAGATCATGCTGATGTCAATGAATGAGCAAGTGAGCTAG
- the LOC127326774 gene encoding uncharacterized protein encodes MARKVAKFFEDHKKSRKDTQLMQQQLWDTCQKQKKRLKALTEAETEKDQLIAMLNEQLKCSEAQASDKAKLNDLSAKRATLEAENESMKRSLDVSHEAESKGQLELKTKSKEFEKILAEKNELVSKCQEATKTVGKELDDHLELAGRIDHEILELFNFPASWNRQTKFVKAGSSLRELIRACYAIAKHLTVHDGETCPTDQLARKMEFVPGLIEDWKKSSARGAARMALTLMKDHMPGADVDYVTSGIPNEVDGVPVDEKAAKQTVLGFFFDKGCFHYFYKQLHPASA; translated from the exons ATGGCCAGGAAGGTTGCCAAGTTCTTTGAAGATCATAAGAAATCAAGAAAG GATACTCAACTGATGCAGCAACAGCTCTGGGATACATGccagaagcaaaagaaaaggctAAAGGCTTTGACGGAAGCGGAGACTGAGAAAGATCAACTGATCGCCATGCTGAACGAGCAACTTAAGTGCAGTGAAG CCCAAGCTTCAGACAAAGCCAAGCTCAATGATCTTTCCGCCAAGCGTGCCACCTTGgaagctgagaatgaatccatgaAGCGCTCCCTGGATGTGAGTCACGAGGCTGAGAGCAAAGGTCAATTGGAGCTCAAGACTAAGTCCAAAGAGTTTGAGAAGATCTTGGCGGAAAAGAACGAGCTGGTGTCCAAATGCCAAGAAGCTACCAAGACTGTGGGCAAGGAACTTGATGATCATCTGGAGCTTGCAGGGCGGATTGACCATGAGATCCTAG AGCTTTTTAACTTTCCTGCTTCTTGGAACCGCCAAACAAAGTTTGTCAAGGCGGGTTCTTCTTTGCGCGAGCTGATTCGAGCATGCTACGCTATTGCCAAGCACCTTACAGTTCATGACGGTGAAACTTGTCCCACTGACCAGCTAGCCAGAAAGATGGAATTTGTACCAGGCCTTATTGAAGATTGGAAGAAATCTTCCGCCCGTGGTGCTGCCAGGATGGCGCTAACTCTGATGAAAGATCATATGCCAGGTGCGGACGTAGATTATGTCACTTCCGGCATCCCTAATGAGGTTGACGGAGTCCCCGTCGATGAGAAAGCCGCCAAGCAAACAGTTTTGggcttttttttcgataaaggatgctttcattacttttataagcaattacatccagcctctgcataa